From the genome of Edaphobacter dinghuensis, one region includes:
- a CDS encoding ArnT family glycosyltransferase, with protein MNETITQSAPARRWSPLSIAILTVTWMLLQIGGLFTPGLLDDVDSIYIEIAREMLRRHDFVTPYVNGIRFFDKPPLMYWMAAGSMHLFGVHDWAARLPLALAVLALLLAVYALGIRLFAEISPTAHPDRGGFYAALAMATSIGPYLYTRFYIPDILLALWMTLAVHLFLIALDRIKETSQNQTQNQVPHVSHLGHGFSAIKSPLLPCLAFAAVMALNVLTKGLIGLVFPIGFVFLYLAVTKQLRLLTRFHPLSSTAVFLIIAAPWHILAALRTPAIALPTGLGLPATGGWAWFYLYNEHIARFLGHRIPHDYGQVPIPLFWLLTAIWIMPWAAFLPGSIADYIRSLRNRVTATPRSYEAALSLLLWPLVVLGFFTFSSRQEYYGLPALPALALMAAALLTRANRGESDAQQSALNWSLYFLLPFATAAAIVCGYFAITAPHPAPGTDIASLLAANPRFYNLSLGHLFDLTGAAMGLFRGPLTAVAVSMVAIGLGSYALRRKGRAYAANLTLAAAMIVTLLAAHVGLARFYPILGSKGLAEAINADQPTPNDFIILDGELTSGSALIFYTRHQVHLVDGRVNGLWYGSFWPDAPHIFETESTLRQLWASPQRVFLFTYKPEARIKDLTPYAPVRTLATSGGKTVLTNR; from the coding sequence GTGAACGAAACCATCACCCAATCCGCACCCGCCCGCCGCTGGAGCCCTCTCTCCATCGCCATCCTCACCGTCACCTGGATGCTCCTCCAGATCGGCGGCCTCTTCACCCCTGGCCTGCTCGACGACGTCGACTCCATCTACATCGAGATCGCTCGCGAGATGCTCCGCCGCCACGATTTCGTCACCCCCTACGTCAACGGTATCCGCTTCTTCGATAAGCCGCCGCTCATGTATTGGATGGCAGCCGGTTCCATGCATCTGTTCGGCGTTCACGACTGGGCTGCACGCCTTCCGCTCGCGCTCGCCGTGCTCGCTCTGCTGCTGGCCGTCTATGCGCTCGGCATCCGCCTCTTCGCAGAGATCTCACCCACTGCCCATCCCGACCGTGGAGGCTTCTACGCCGCGCTCGCCATGGCCACCAGCATCGGCCCCTACCTTTACACCCGCTTCTACATCCCCGACATCCTGCTCGCCCTGTGGATGACGCTCGCCGTCCACCTCTTCCTCATAGCCCTCGACCGCATCAAGGAAACATCCCAAAATCAGACTCAAAACCAAGTGCCCCATGTCTCGCATCTGGGCCATGGGTTTTCGGCCATAAAATCACCGCTCCTCCCCTGCCTCGCCTTCGCTGCAGTCATGGCCCTGAACGTTCTCACCAAAGGACTCATCGGCCTCGTCTTCCCTATCGGCTTCGTCTTCCTCTACCTCGCTGTCACAAAACAGCTACGTCTCCTCACCCGCTTCCATCCGCTGTCGAGCACCGCCGTCTTCCTCATCATCGCCGCTCCGTGGCACATCCTCGCTGCGTTGCGCACCCCGGCCATCGCACTTCCCACCGGCCTCGGCCTGCCCGCCACCGGAGGCTGGGCATGGTTCTATCTCTACAACGAGCACATCGCCCGCTTCCTCGGACACCGTATCCCCCACGACTACGGACAGGTGCCAATTCCGCTTTTCTGGCTGCTCACTGCCATCTGGATCATGCCCTGGGCCGCCTTTCTGCCCGGCTCCATTGCCGATTACATCCGCAGCCTCCGCAATAGAGTTACTGCCACACCACGCAGCTACGAAGCGGCCCTGTCACTCTTGCTCTGGCCTCTGGTAGTCCTCGGCTTCTTCACCTTCTCCAGCCGACAGGAGTACTACGGTCTCCCCGCTCTGCCCGCACTCGCGCTCATGGCTGCTGCCCTTCTCACCCGCGCCAACAGAGGCGAATCCGACGCGCAGCAAAGCGCGCTCAACTGGTCGCTCTACTTCCTTCTACCCTTCGCCACCGCAGCTGCCATCGTCTGCGGCTACTTCGCGATCACCGCGCCACACCCGGCTCCCGGCACAGACATCGCCTCTCTGCTCGCGGCCAACCCCCGCTTCTACAACCTCTCCCTCGGCCACCTCTTTGACCTCACTGGAGCCGCCATGGGCCTATTTCGTGGCCCCCTGACAGCCGTCGCCGTCAGCATGGTCGCCATCGGTCTCGGCAGCTACGCACTCCGTCGCAAAGGACGCGCCTACGCTGCCAACCTCACTCTCGCCGCTGCCATGATTGTCACCCTTCTGGCCGCGCACGTAGGGCTCGCGCGCTTCTACCCCATCCTCGGATCAAAGGGACTCGCCGAAGCCATCAACGCAGACCAGCCCACCCCCAACGACTTCATCATTCTGGACGGCGAGCTGACCTCCGGCTCCGCTCTCATCTTCTACACTCGGCATCAAGTCCACCTCGTCGATGGCCGCGTCAACGGCCTCTGGTACGGCAGCTTTTGGCCCGACGCCCCTCATATCTTCGAGACTGAATCCACCCTTCGCCAACTCTGGGCCAGTCCTCAGCGCGTCTTTCTCTTCACCTACAAACCCGAGGCACGCATCAAGGACCTTACCCCGTACGCGCCAGTTCGCACACTCGCCACTTCAGGAGGCAAGACCGTTCTGACCAACCGCTAA
- a CDS encoding PilZ domain-containing protein produces the protein MELQERRKEARYLCFGQVKLNRIPGIVRSGRIIDLSRGGCLIEIRLPVYVSQGAAVELVVQMKGIALRMLGNVAFVDRSRPGLIGISFVRLSERGQMQLSELVAELGLVPARNRNRLPLRRRRIW, from the coding sequence ATGGAGTTGCAGGAACGCCGGAAGGAAGCGCGCTATCTCTGCTTTGGGCAAGTGAAGCTGAATCGGATACCCGGCATCGTCCGGTCGGGCCGCATCATTGACCTGAGCCGTGGCGGGTGCCTGATTGAGATACGGTTGCCGGTCTATGTCTCGCAGGGGGCTGCGGTTGAGCTGGTGGTGCAGATGAAGGGGATCGCTTTGCGCATGTTGGGCAATGTCGCGTTTGTCGACAGGTCGAGACCGGGCCTGATTGGAATCTCTTTTGTGAGATTGAGCGAGCGTGGGCAGATGCAGCTATCAGAACTGGTCGCAGAGCTTGGATTGGTCCCGGCTCGCAACCGCAATCGTCTGCCGCTGCGTAGGCGGCGTATTTGGTAG
- a CDS encoding glycosyltransferase gives MSLLLHILFWVALVGSVTSTIYCLMVMAAAARFGLRKRREDSAETTFFPPLSVLKPLHGTEPGMERNLETFFEQDYPEFELLFCARHDTDEGLRLAQRVAERYPHVDAKFVTCGEPLPKFHNAKVYSLAKLDSIARHELYITSDADVRVTRDYLRRMVQNLKDPQIGLASCVYLGTVDGGASAGFSAQLDAVGKSVEMTSGVLVADMLEGTKFALGATMAVRKRSFQDAGGFEELGQFYADDFVLGNRLAAQGIGVQMATHVIRLMVQDTPFGLSFRNQLRWMQSTRRSRPWGHLGSGLTFAMPFGLLGLLWGLLSGHALVGVLWLSWMIVQRWMQAGAILRVMGDPDWVRGTMLYPIRDLLGSILWLGSYGGDRFYYRGKIYRLKDGGKVEAPE, from the coding sequence ATGAGTCTTCTGCTGCATATCTTGTTTTGGGTCGCGCTCGTCGGCTCAGTGACTTCTACGATCTACTGCCTGATGGTGATGGCGGCAGCGGCGCGCTTTGGTCTGCGCAAGCGGCGGGAGGATTCCGCCGAAACTACGTTTTTTCCGCCATTGAGCGTGTTGAAGCCGCTACACGGCACCGAGCCGGGGATGGAGCGCAATCTCGAGACGTTCTTCGAGCAGGATTATCCTGAGTTCGAACTGCTGTTTTGTGCGCGACACGACACCGACGAAGGATTGCGGCTGGCGCAGCGGGTGGCCGAGCGCTATCCGCATGTGGACGCGAAGTTTGTGACCTGCGGGGAGCCGTTACCCAAGTTTCATAACGCGAAGGTGTACTCGCTGGCAAAGCTGGACTCGATAGCGCGGCATGAGCTGTATATCACCAGCGACGCGGATGTGCGGGTGACACGGGATTATCTGCGGCGCATGGTGCAGAACCTGAAGGACCCGCAGATTGGGCTGGCTTCGTGCGTGTATCTGGGGACGGTGGATGGCGGCGCTTCGGCAGGGTTTTCGGCGCAACTGGACGCTGTGGGCAAGAGCGTGGAGATGACCTCGGGTGTTCTGGTGGCGGACATGCTGGAGGGAACGAAGTTCGCTTTGGGCGCGACCATGGCGGTGCGCAAGAGGTCATTTCAGGATGCGGGCGGCTTCGAGGAGTTAGGCCAGTTTTACGCGGATGATTTTGTGCTGGGCAATCGGCTGGCTGCGCAGGGAATCGGTGTGCAGATGGCGACGCACGTGATTCGTTTGATGGTGCAGGACACTCCATTCGGACTGTCGTTTCGCAATCAGTTGCGCTGGATGCAGAGCACGCGGCGGTCGCGTCCGTGGGGGCACCTGGGCAGCGGGCTGACGTTTGCCATGCCCTTCGGTCTGCTGGGCCTGCTGTGGGGTTTGTTAAGCGGCCATGCGCTGGTGGGAGTGCTCTGGCTCTCGTGGATGATCGTGCAGCGGTGGATGCAGGCGGGGGCGATTCTGCGAGTGATGGGCGATCCGGACTGGGTGCGGGGGACGATGCTGTACCCGATACGCGACCTGCTCGGAAGCATCCTGTGGCTGGGCAGCTATGGGGGCGACCGGTTCTATTACCGCGGGAAGATCTATCGGCTCAAGGACGGGGGCAAGGTGGAGGCTCCCGAGTAG
- a CDS encoding dihydrofolate reductase family protein: MAKLVFELNQSLDGYIDHEKFAPDPLLFLHFVERVRSLAGIVYGRGMYEVMRYWDEDRPDDETHEHNFASAWRSQPKWVVSRSLKSVGPNATLVTDDVEATIRKLKAELAGEIEVAGSGLAQSLTEAGLIDEYRMYLHPIVLGSGKTFFAGSRPRLRFAASDQITENVIRLTYVPA, translated from the coding sequence ATGGCCAAACTTGTCTTCGAATTGAACCAGTCCCTGGATGGCTACATCGACCACGAGAAGTTTGCACCTGATCCCTTGCTCTTTCTCCACTTCGTCGAGCGCGTGCGCAGTCTCGCCGGGATTGTCTACGGTCGCGGCATGTACGAGGTAATGCGTTATTGGGACGAAGACCGTCCGGATGATGAGACACACGAACACAACTTCGCCTCGGCGTGGCGGAGCCAGCCTAAATGGGTCGTATCGCGCTCGCTCAAGTCAGTTGGCCCCAACGCCACGCTTGTCACCGATGACGTCGAGGCGACAATACGGAAGCTGAAGGCTGAGCTGGCTGGCGAGATTGAAGTTGCCGGATCAGGCTTGGCGCAAAGCCTGACCGAGGCCGGTCTTATCGATGAGTATCGAATGTACCTTCATCCCATCGTGCTTGGCAGCGGCAAGACATTCTTCGCCGGCTCCCGTCCGCGACTCCGATTTGCGGCCAGCGATCAAATCACGGAGAACGTAATTCGGTTGACGTACGTTCCTGCTTAA
- a CDS encoding MerR family transcriptional regulator has protein sequence MVTKRKSKGAYMISSVAEMYEIHPQTLRLYEREGLLRPSRSEGNTRLYTDEDLERLEFILNLARDLGVNIAGIAIVLQMRERMEEMNRQMQGFVDYVRKEMLSRMQQQQEPGTGLVPMRRPMVAPVKVVSVKTVSVRTTKGKKK, from the coding sequence ATGGTGACGAAACGGAAGAGCAAGGGCGCATACATGATTTCGTCGGTGGCGGAGATGTATGAGATCCATCCGCAGACGCTGCGTCTGTATGAGCGGGAGGGACTGCTGCGGCCATCGCGCAGCGAGGGCAATACCCGGCTCTATACCGACGAAGACCTGGAGCGGCTGGAGTTCATTCTGAACCTGGCGCGCGATCTGGGCGTGAATATTGCCGGTATCGCCATCGTGTTGCAGATGCGCGAACGCATGGAAGAGATGAACCGCCAGATGCAGGGCTTTGTCGACTATGTGCGGAAGGAGATGCTGTCGCGGATGCAGCAGCAACAGGAGCCGGGAACGGGGCTGGTCCCGATGCGGCGCCCGATGGTGGCGCCGGTGAAGGTTGTTTCGGTAAAGACGGTTTCGGTAAGGACGACGAAGGGAAAGAAGAAGTAG